In Niallia sp. FSL W8-0635, one genomic interval encodes:
- a CDS encoding class I SAM-dependent methyltransferase, which produces MSYEQFAYLYDRLMNDVPYDKWVQLIKKAAIDYKVNGANLLDLACGTGELSIRLSRAGFQVTGVDLSEDMLSVAQAKTMETGEAIFYLEQDMSQLEGLPVFDLICICCDSINYLQTEEEVIRTFKSVYEHLDERGLFIFDVHSLYKMNHLFINQTYAVNDEDLSLIWQCYEGDYPNSVEHDLSFFQLDDKTDMYIRYDELHFQRTYSLEQYSEWLEQAGFTILKVEADFSEGPIEDTAERIFFYCKKKIV; this is translated from the coding sequence ATGAGTTATGAGCAGTTTGCCTATCTTTATGATCGACTAATGAATGATGTACCATACGATAAGTGGGTACAGCTTATAAAAAAGGCTGCAATCGATTATAAAGTCAATGGAGCAAACCTTTTAGATTTAGCATGTGGAACAGGTGAATTATCAATTAGGTTGTCCCGGGCTGGGTTTCAAGTTACCGGTGTTGATTTATCAGAGGATATGCTAAGTGTTGCACAGGCAAAAACAATGGAAACAGGAGAAGCCATTTTTTATCTAGAGCAAGATATGTCTCAGTTAGAAGGCTTACCTGTTTTCGATCTTATCTGTATATGCTGTGATTCCATCAATTATTTACAAACAGAAGAAGAAGTGATTCGTACATTTAAAAGTGTTTATGAGCATTTGGATGAAAGAGGTCTATTTATATTCGATGTTCATTCTTTATATAAAATGAATCATTTATTTATTAATCAAACCTATGCGGTAAATGATGAGGATTTAAGCCTCATTTGGCAGTGCTATGAAGGGGATTACCCGAATAGTGTAGAACATGATTTAAGCTTTTTCCAATTGGATGATAAAACAGATATGTATATTCGCTATGATGAACTCCATTTTCAACGAACCTACTCTTTGGAGCAATATAGCGAATGGCTCGAACAAGCTGGTTTTACCATTTTAAAAGTAGAAGCAGATTTTTCGGAGGGTCCGATAGAGGATACTGCAGAACGAATTTTCTTTTATTGTAAAAAGAAGATTGTATAA
- a CDS encoding ComE operon protein 2 — protein sequence MDRISWNEYFMAQSELLALRSTCTRLAVGATIVRDKRIIAGGYNGSIAGGVHCIDEGCYVIDNHCVRTIHAEMNAILQCAKFGVPTDGSDIYVTHFPCLQCCKAIVQAGIKTVYYEMDYKNHPYALELFKQANIATVQVERKEIDNKEEKKAFVEALVKKIKDNNEDAVDVDMLEKRAEELFSILPTAKTSI from the coding sequence TTGGATAGAATTTCATGGAATGAGTATTTTATGGCACAAAGTGAATTATTAGCTTTAAGAAGCACGTGTACAAGATTGGCAGTTGGAGCGACGATTGTTCGAGATAAGCGGATAATAGCAGGTGGATATAATGGTAGTATAGCTGGGGGCGTTCATTGTATTGATGAAGGCTGTTATGTAATTGATAATCATTGTGTTAGAACGATTCATGCAGAAATGAATGCGATTTTACAATGTGCTAAATTTGGTGTTCCAACAGATGGTTCAGATATATATGTTACTCATTTTCCTTGTCTACAGTGCTGTAAGGCGATTGTACAAGCTGGGATTAAAACAGTTTATTATGAAATGGATTATAAAAATCATCCATACGCACTAGAGCTGTTTAAACAAGCTAATATTGCAACTGTACAAGTGGAAAGAAAGGAAATTGATAACAAAGAAGAGAAAAAGGCTTTTGTGGAAGCCCTTGTAAAAAAAATAAAAGATAATAATGAAGATGCTGTGGATGTAGATATGTTAGAAAAAAGAGCAGAAGAATTATTTTCTATTTTACCTACAGCAAAGACGTCTATTTGA
- the gpr gene encoding GPR endopeptidase, which produces MEEKLDLSMYSIRTDLAIEAKDLALHNQGLVQNEQNQSQLDGVIIKEKEEDGIKMSYVEVTEKGEEMIGKKQGKYLTLEVLGIRQQDTKLQEKVEKLFAKEFSQFLKQSNIKEDASCLVVGLGNWNVTPDALGPQVCENILVTRHLYELQPESVEEGYRPVSSLAPGVMGLTGIETSDIIKGVVEKTNPDFVIVIDALASRSIDRVNSTIQVSDTGIHPGSGVGNKRKELSKETLGRPVIAIGVPTVVDAVSITSDTIDYILKHFGKELREGNKPSRALAPAGLSFGEKRKLTEDDLPEEHHRKTFLGIIGTLPEEEKRKLIYEVLSPIGHNLMVTPKEVDVFIEDMANLLANGLNAALHSAINQENVGYNTH; this is translated from the coding sequence ATGGAGGAAAAACTAGATTTAAGTATGTATTCTATAAGAACTGATTTAGCTATTGAGGCGAAAGATTTAGCTTTACATAATCAAGGTCTTGTTCAAAATGAACAAAATCAATCACAGCTTGATGGTGTAATCATCAAAGAAAAAGAAGAAGATGGCATTAAAATGTCCTATGTGGAAGTTACTGAAAAGGGCGAAGAAATGATAGGGAAGAAGCAAGGGAAATATTTAACATTAGAAGTTTTGGGAATAAGACAGCAAGATACAAAATTACAAGAAAAGGTAGAAAAATTATTTGCAAAAGAGTTTTCACAATTTTTAAAGCAAAGCAATATAAAAGAAGATGCTTCTTGTTTAGTAGTTGGGTTAGGAAATTGGAATGTTACTCCCGATGCATTAGGTCCGCAGGTTTGTGAAAATATACTTGTAACAAGACATTTATATGAATTACAACCAGAAAGTGTGGAAGAGGGATATCGTCCTGTATCCAGCTTAGCTCCAGGAGTAATGGGTCTTACCGGAATAGAAACAAGTGACATTATTAAAGGAGTCGTAGAGAAAACAAATCCTGATTTTGTTATTGTCATTGATGCACTTGCCTCTCGCTCGATTGATCGAGTGAACTCTACTATACAAGTATCAGATACTGGCATCCATCCAGGGTCCGGGGTAGGTAACAAACGGAAGGAGCTAAGCAAAGAAACGTTAGGTAGACCGGTTATTGCAATCGGAGTTCCAACTGTAGTAGACGCTGTATCTATCACAAGCGATACAATAGATTATATCTTAAAACATTTTGGTAAAGAGCTTAGGGAAGGAAATAAGCCTTCAAGAGCATTAGCACCTGCAGGCTTAAGCTTTGGTGAGAAACGGAAATTGACAGAAGATGATTTACCAGAAGAACACCATAGAAAAACATTTCTCGGTATTATTGGTACCTTGCCGGAAGAGGAAAAACGAAAGTTGATTTATGAGGTGTTATCACCGATTGGGCATAATTTAATGGTAACACCAAAAGAAGTAGATGTTTTTATTGAAGATATGGCTAACTTGCTTGCGAATGGATTAAATGCTGCCCTACATTCGGCAATAAACCAAGAAAATGTTGGTTATAATACTCATTAA
- the rpsT gene encoding 30S ribosomal protein S20 codes for MPNIKSAIKRVKTSEARKAQNTTVKSTMRTAVKKTEAAIALNDTTAANESFVEAASKLDKAAAKGLIHKNAAARKKSRLAKRKNALNA; via the coding sequence ATGCCAAATATTAAATCTGCTATTAAACGTGTGAAAACTAGTGAAGCTCGTAAAGCTCAAAACACTACAGTTAAATCTACAATGCGTACTGCTGTTAAAAAGACTGAAGCTGCTATTGCTCTTAATGACACAACTGCTGCAAATGAAAGTTTTGTAGAAGCTGCTAGTAAATTAGACAAAGCTGCTGCTAAAGGTCTTATTCATAAAAATGCTGCTGCTCGTAAAAAATCTCGTTTAGCGAAAAGAAAAAATGCTTTAAACGCTTAA
- a CDS encoding YqxA family protein yields MKLYTLGAVGIVLLMFICVLFGMQQANSGIHKMKGYEDQGFQSAVSVKNEDGNVEASILGQNVTSHDLEQKKQQLEEMRAFNLLSSIGKGVADTISSLAEKGVSLVGDIIEEKEK; encoded by the coding sequence TTGAAACTATACACACTGGGTGCAGTCGGGATCGTTTTATTAATGTTTATATGTGTATTATTTGGAATGCAGCAAGCAAATAGTGGGATTCATAAAATGAAAGGCTATGAGGACCAAGGGTTTCAAAGTGCTGTATCCGTTAAAAATGAGGATGGGAATGTTGAGGCTTCTATCCTAGGACAAAATGTTACAAGCCATGATTTAGAACAAAAGAAACAGCAATTAGAAGAAATGCGAGCTTTTAATTTATTGTCCAGTATCGGTAAAGGAGTAGCTGATACTATTTCTTCGTTGGCAGAAAAAGGCGTAAGTCTTGTTGGAGATATAATTGAAGAAAAAGAAAAATAA
- the comER gene encoding late competence protein ComER produces MKIGMIGTGNMGKILVEAMIDGNAISPEDVFIYNRTLNKALEIKENYPNINISTSDIEIAKETDLIFLCVKPHDMYGVAKTISPVLTKDKCVVSITSPISPSQLDTFFNCSVARIIPSITNRALAGVSLFSFGRNCTEEWKKQLESFYEKFSTPLEIEDNITRVASDIVSCGPAFFCYLTRKFIEGAVDETEIDLETATKLASEMLIGLGELLKKGYYTLPTLQEKVSVKGGITGEGINVLERQLGDTFNQLFQATQAKYEDDKLSLKNLVSGHKNI; encoded by the coding sequence ATGAAAATCGGAATGATTGGTACAGGAAATATGGGGAAAATATTAGTAGAAGCGATGATTGATGGAAATGCTATTTCCCCCGAAGACGTATTTATTTATAATCGAACACTGAACAAAGCATTAGAAATTAAGGAAAATTATCCAAACATAAATATAAGCACTAGCGATATTGAAATAGCTAAAGAAACAGATCTTATCTTTTTATGCGTAAAGCCACATGATATGTATGGGGTCGCCAAAACCATTTCTCCAGTCTTAACAAAGGATAAATGTGTAGTTTCGATTACAAGTCCAATTAGCCCTAGCCAACTGGATACTTTCTTCAATTGCTCTGTTGCACGGATTATACCAAGCATTACAAATAGAGCATTAGCAGGAGTTTCTTTGTTCTCTTTTGGAAGGAATTGTACAGAAGAGTGGAAAAAACAATTAGAGAGTTTCTATGAAAAATTTTCGACTCCATTAGAAATTGAAGATAATATAACGAGGGTTGCCTCTGATATAGTAAGTTGCGGACCAGCATTTTTTTGTTATCTTACTAGGAAGTTTATAGAAGGGGCAGTGGATGAAACAGAAATCGATTTAGAAACTGCAACTAAACTAGCCAGTGAAATGCTTATTGGCTTAGGAGAGTTATTGAAGAAAGGCTATTATACTTTGCCTACTTTACAGGAAAAAGTAAGTGTAAAGGGTGGAATTACTGGCGAAGGAATTAACGTTTTAGAACGTCAATTAGGAGATACTTTTAATCAATTATTTCAAGCGACACAGGCAAAATATGAGGATGATAAGCTATCCCTGAAAAATCTAGTTTCTGGTCACAAAAATATATAA
- the lepA gene encoding translation elongation factor 4: MNREEMLKRQSKIRNFSIIAHIDHGKSTLADRILEKTNALTAREMKDQLLDSMDLERERGITIKLNSVQLKYKAKDGEVYTLHLIDTPGHVDFTYEVSRSLAACEGAVLVVDAAQGIEAQTLANVYLAIDNDLEIVPVINKIDLPSADPERVRNEIEEVIGLDASEAVLASAKAGIGIEEILEQVVEKVPAPEGDPEAPLKALIFDSLYDAYRGVVTYIRVVDGTVKPGDKIKMMATGKEFEVIEVGVFTPKATTTEHLSVGDVGFLTAAIKNVGDTRVGDTITNAKNGATEALPGYRKLNPMVYCGLYPIDSAKFNDLREALEKLELNDSALQFEPETSQALGFGFRCGFLGLLHMEIIQERIEREFKIDLITTAPSVIYDVILTDGTEIKVDNPSAMPDPQKIDRIEEPFVKATMMAPNEYVGAIMELCQLKRGVFIDMQYMDETRVKITYEIPLSEIVYDFFDQLKSNTRGYASFDYELIGYKTSTLVKMDILLNSEQVDALSFIVHKDFAYERGKIIVEKLKELIPRQQFEVPIQAAIGQKIVARSTIKAMRKNVLAKCYGGDISRKRKLLEKQKEGKKRMKQVGSVEVPQEAFMAVLRMDDSNTKK; encoded by the coding sequence ATGAACAGAGAAGAGATGTTAAAAAGACAATCGAAAATTAGAAATTTTTCTATTATTGCACATATAGATCATGGGAAATCAACCCTAGCTGATAGAATATTAGAAAAGACAAATGCACTCACAGCACGTGAGATGAAAGATCAACTGTTAGATTCAATGGACTTAGAAAGAGAACGTGGAATCACGATTAAACTAAACTCAGTCCAGTTGAAATATAAAGCGAAGGATGGAGAAGTCTATACCCTTCATTTAATTGACACACCAGGTCATGTGGATTTTACATATGAAGTATCACGTAGTCTGGCTGCTTGTGAAGGAGCCGTTTTAGTAGTTGATGCTGCACAAGGGATTGAAGCACAAACATTGGCCAATGTTTATTTAGCCATTGATAATGATTTGGAAATTGTACCTGTTATAAATAAAATTGATCTTCCAAGTGCAGATCCTGAAAGAGTTAGAAATGAAATTGAAGAGGTAATTGGGCTGGATGCTTCTGAGGCGGTACTAGCTTCTGCTAAAGCTGGAATAGGAATTGAAGAAATACTTGAACAAGTAGTAGAGAAAGTCCCTGCTCCAGAGGGAGATCCTGAAGCGCCATTAAAAGCACTTATTTTTGACAGCTTATATGATGCATATCGTGGGGTTGTGACGTATATCCGTGTTGTTGATGGAACGGTAAAACCTGGTGACAAAATTAAAATGATGGCAACAGGCAAAGAATTTGAAGTTATTGAGGTGGGAGTGTTTACACCGAAAGCTACTACTACAGAGCACTTATCTGTTGGGGATGTAGGTTTCTTAACAGCGGCAATTAAAAATGTTGGTGATACTCGAGTAGGGGATACCATTACTAATGCAAAGAATGGCGCAACCGAAGCGTTACCAGGATACCGTAAGTTAAATCCAATGGTTTATTGTGGGTTATATCCAATAGACAGTGCTAAATTTAATGATTTACGTGAAGCATTAGAAAAGTTAGAACTAAATGATTCTGCGTTGCAATTTGAGCCAGAGACATCACAAGCATTAGGATTTGGTTTCCGTTGTGGCTTCCTAGGTCTGCTTCATATGGAGATTATTCAAGAACGTATTGAGCGAGAATTTAAAATTGACTTAATTACAACAGCTCCAAGTGTTATTTATGATGTTATATTGACAGATGGAACAGAAATTAAGGTGGATAATCCGTCTGCAATGCCAGACCCACAAAAAATCGACAGAATAGAAGAACCATTTGTAAAGGCAACGATGATGGCTCCCAATGAATATGTCGGTGCAATTATGGAATTATGTCAACTAAAAAGAGGCGTATTCATCGATATGCAATATATGGATGAGACTCGCGTCAAAATTACTTATGAAATTCCATTATCCGAAATAGTTTATGATTTCTTTGATCAATTGAAATCAAATACAAGAGGATATGCATCATTTGATTATGAGCTCATTGGATATAAAACCTCTACACTTGTGAAAATGGATATTCTACTAAATTCAGAACAAGTAGATGCGCTAAGTTTTATTGTTCATAAGGATTTTGCTTATGAAAGAGGAAAGATTATTGTAGAAAAATTAAAAGAACTTATTCCTCGCCAGCAATTTGAGGTACCGATTCAAGCTGCGATTGGTCAAAAGATTGTCGCTCGTTCTACTATTAAGGCGATGCGTAAAAACGTATTGGCTAAATGTTATGGTGGAGATATTTCCCGTAAGCGTAAATTGCTAGAGAAGCAAAAAGAAGGGAAAAAACGCATGAAACAAGTTGGATCTGTCGAAGTACCGCAAGAAGCATTTATGGCTGTATTACGTATGGATGATAGTAATACGAAAAAATAA
- a CDS encoding DNA internalization-related competence protein ComEC/Rec2, with the protein MFQTRLLYFAVSAFLGILCSYHQHIFFYLLFVLFIGWLFLTKKVTLGLSGILLCAFLLFLVRGGYDSQVNHSRIKEDASSFIITFLEPADIDGDRWRTVGKEKQTKEKLLVSYKIKTEKEKAFLEEARVIGKTCMLQGSLSLPSSQRNENGFNYRKYLENQSIFWLLSIEDIQLTHCKKESDLLFLLKQLREKGTRWIADHFSKTTIPIAEALIFGDRGMMDENLQTAYQRLGIIHLLAISGSHVVVLIGILYFVMIRFGISKERASTILLLLLPVYAVLTGLSPSVVRAVLTAMLLLAKNKLRFLATFPMIDIISIVCCICLFIQPRMLFNIGFLLSFIVCFFLIISSNLIKEYHTSIVKMYFFTTIISEFAVIPVILYYFYEIPTLSLIANLIFIPFYTIIVLPYLMILYVLSFPFPQFLAFFSFPLDYMLMLSDKIVVKLASYSFSTLVLGRPTLAFLCAYIVSLPFFFYLYENIPNKSRKWLYSIPILLISLQFINNVYTSKGEITFIDVGQGDSILIHLPNNKGTYLIDTGGTVTFPMEEWQKRKEPFEVGAKTVVPFLKSKGIYTIDKLILTHGDLDHIGGSTAIIEQLQVKEIMYPNVNGERSIEEERLITLAKHKQIPIRYTQAGQKWTAGHDSFFVLAPLENEDLTKNNGSIVIFAKIADITWLFTGDLEKEGEQAIMHKYPLLKEIDILKIGHHGSKTSSSIEFIERLNPKIAVISVGENNRYNHPSNEVLTTLNENKVKVFRTDKNGGISFYFSKKGSTLHLQIP; encoded by the coding sequence ATGTTTCAAACAAGATTACTGTATTTTGCAGTTTCAGCGTTTTTAGGGATATTATGTTCTTATCATCAACATATATTCTTTTATTTATTATTTGTTTTGTTCATAGGGTGGCTATTTTTAACGAAGAAAGTAACATTAGGATTAAGTGGTATACTACTTTGTGCTTTTCTCCTTTTTCTTGTTCGGGGAGGTTATGACTCTCAAGTGAACCACTCGAGAATAAAGGAGGATGCATCCTCTTTTATCATCACCTTCTTAGAGCCTGCTGATATAGACGGGGATAGATGGAGAACTGTGGGAAAGGAAAAACAAACGAAAGAAAAACTACTAGTTTCCTACAAAATAAAAACAGAAAAAGAAAAAGCCTTTTTAGAAGAAGCACGGGTAATCGGGAAAACATGCATGCTTCAAGGTTCATTATCGCTGCCTTCTTCTCAAAGAAATGAGAATGGCTTTAATTATAGGAAGTATTTAGAAAATCAATCAATTTTTTGGTTGCTTTCGATAGAGGATATTCAATTAACCCACTGCAAGAAAGAAAGTGATCTTTTATTCTTATTAAAGCAGCTTAGAGAAAAAGGAACACGATGGATTGCAGACCATTTTTCAAAGACAACGATTCCCATTGCAGAAGCACTCATTTTTGGAGACCGTGGAATGATGGACGAGAATCTTCAAACAGCTTATCAACGTTTAGGAATTATCCATCTATTAGCTATCTCAGGCTCACATGTTGTCGTTTTAATAGGGATTCTTTATTTTGTGATGATTCGATTTGGAATATCAAAAGAAAGAGCTAGCACTATTCTGTTGCTGCTTTTACCAGTTTATGCTGTACTGACAGGTTTAAGTCCATCGGTAGTTAGAGCTGTTCTAACCGCCATGCTACTATTAGCAAAAAATAAACTTCGCTTTTTGGCAACATTTCCAATGATTGATATAATTAGTATAGTCTGTTGTATTTGTTTATTTATACAGCCGCGAATGCTTTTTAATATTGGTTTTTTATTATCCTTCATTGTTTGTTTCTTCCTCATTATTTCTTCCAATCTTATTAAGGAATATCATACTTCTATCGTTAAAATGTATTTCTTCACTACTATTATTTCCGAATTTGCAGTAATCCCTGTAATTTTATACTATTTTTATGAAATTCCTACTTTATCATTGATTGCCAATCTAATTTTTATTCCTTTTTATACTATTATTGTTTTGCCATATTTAATGATTCTTTACGTTCTATCTTTTCCATTTCCGCAATTTCTAGCTTTCTTTTCTTTCCCCTTGGATTATATGTTAATGCTCTCAGACAAAATAGTAGTAAAACTCGCTAGTTATTCATTTAGTACCCTTGTATTAGGAAGGCCCACTCTCGCTTTTCTTTGTGCGTATATAGTTAGTTTGCCGTTTTTCTTTTATTTATATGAAAACATTCCGAATAAATCGAGGAAATGGCTCTATAGTATCCCGATTTTACTTATTAGTCTTCAGTTCATTAATAATGTATACACATCAAAAGGTGAAATAACTTTTATTGATGTGGGGCAAGGGGATAGTATTCTCATTCATTTACCTAATAATAAGGGAACTTATTTAATTGATACTGGCGGAACAGTGACCTTTCCTATGGAAGAATGGCAGAAACGAAAGGAGCCATTTGAAGTAGGGGCAAAGACAGTCGTTCCTTTTTTGAAAAGTAAAGGGATTTATACGATTGATAAATTAATATTAACACATGGAGATTTAGATCATATTGGAGGAAGTACAGCAATTATTGAACAATTACAGGTAAAAGAAATAATGTATCCTAATGTTAATGGAGAACGTTCTATCGAAGAAGAAAGATTAATTACTCTTGCGAAACATAAACAAATTCCTATTCGCTACACACAAGCAGGACAAAAATGGACTGCTGGGCATGATTCTTTTTTTGTTTTAGCTCCTTTAGAGAACGAGGATTTAACAAAGAATAATGGCTCGATTGTTATTTTTGCAAAGATTGCAGATATAACATGGTTATTTACAGGAGATTTAGAAAAAGAAGGGGAACAAGCAATAATGCATAAATATCCACTTTTAAAAGAAATAGACATTTTAAAAATAGGACATCATGGTAGCAAAACTTCTTCTTCAATCGAATTCATTGAACGACTTAACCCGAAAATTGCTGTTATATCAGTAGGTGAAAATAACAGGTATAATCATCCAAGTAATGAAGTACTTACTACTCTTAATGAGAACAAAGTCAAAGTTTTCAGAACAGATAAGAATGGTGGAATTTCTTTTTATTTTTCAAAAAAAGGTAGCACACTTCATTTGCAAATTCCATAG
- a CDS encoding helix-hairpin-helix domain-containing protein, with product MDWLRKNKKFLIIVIGGIFLLLLYRFYPILMQKNEEEDYLQQADFFAGGEETSVEANMIEEEEKVTVMLIDVKGAVKNPGVYEAREGDRVNDIIIKAGGILEKGEKNAVNFAMKVSDEMIIYVPFIGEEEEGALMTEASNQAQTSSSSKEGLININKASETELLQIPGVGPAKATAIIEYREQNGGFSAKEDMKKISGIGEKTYEKLEAFITIN from the coding sequence ATGGATTGGCTACGTAAAAATAAAAAATTCCTGATTATTGTTATAGGAGGAATATTTCTTCTGCTGTTATATCGTTTTTACCCTATCCTTATGCAAAAAAACGAGGAAGAAGACTACTTACAGCAAGCTGATTTTTTTGCAGGAGGAGAGGAAACGTCAGTAGAAGCCAATATGATTGAAGAAGAAGAGAAAGTTACAGTAATGCTTATAGATGTAAAAGGAGCTGTCAAAAATCCAGGAGTTTATGAGGCAAGGGAGGGAGATCGTGTAAATGATATTATTATAAAAGCAGGTGGTATTTTGGAAAAGGGAGAAAAAAATGCAGTGAATTTTGCAATGAAGGTTTCTGATGAGATGATTATTTATGTTCCTTTTATTGGAGAAGAGGAAGAAGGAGCTCTAATGACAGAAGCTAGCAATCAGGCTCAGACAAGTTCTTCTTCAAAAGAAGGATTAATTAATATAAATAAAGCGAGTGAAACAGAATTGCTCCAAATACCAGGAGTTGGACCAGCTAAAGCGACAGCTATTATAGAATATCGTGAACAGAATGGGGGATTTTCTGCAAAGGAAGATATGAAGAAAATAAGTGGAATTGGAGAGAAAACTTATGAGAAATTGGAAGCTTTCATTACAATAAATTAA
- the holA gene encoding DNA polymerase III subunit delta: MIEELWKKIKSKDFSFIYLLYGLESFLINETKYLLLQSLLNEEDEDFNLSTYDLEETPIELAIEDAETIPFFGERKVIVLNNPFFLTAEKTKSKVEHNVKKLEEYLKQPSPFTTMIFVASYEKLDERKKITKQLKTAAAVLEAKKLNEQELQKWLKQRAAYNHVEIHEDGLDTILSLAGTNLSLLTSEIDKMALYVQDSKLITKEIVEELVAKSLEQNIFTLVDKVISKKIDEALRIYYDLLKQNEEPLKILSIIANQFRLIYQVKGLAQKGYGQQQIASVLKVHPFRVKLAAGQAQRFTEEELTKCIQLFAEGDYQLKTGTMPKNMVIEMILFQIGHGV, from the coding sequence ATGATCGAAGAATTATGGAAAAAAATCAAAAGCAAAGATTTTTCTTTTATCTATTTATTATACGGACTAGAGTCTTTTCTGATAAATGAAACGAAGTATTTGTTATTGCAATCTTTATTAAACGAAGAAGATGAGGATTTTAATTTATCTACATATGATTTGGAAGAAACGCCAATAGAATTAGCAATTGAGGATGCAGAAACAATTCCTTTTTTTGGGGAAAGAAAAGTAATTGTATTAAATAATCCTTTTTTCCTGACGGCTGAAAAAACAAAGTCAAAGGTAGAACATAACGTGAAGAAGTTAGAGGAGTATTTGAAACAACCATCTCCCTTTACTACAATGATTTTTGTTGCAAGTTATGAAAAATTAGATGAGAGAAAAAAAATTACAAAGCAGTTAAAAACGGCAGCAGCCGTTCTGGAAGCGAAAAAATTAAATGAGCAAGAATTGCAGAAATGGTTGAAGCAACGTGCGGCTTACAATCATGTTGAGATTCATGAGGATGGATTAGATACTATCCTAAGTCTAGCTGGAACGAATTTATCTCTTTTAACGTCTGAGATTGATAAAATGGCATTATATGTACAAGATTCTAAATTAATTACGAAGGAAATTGTTGAAGAATTAGTGGCAAAATCATTGGAGCAAAATATTTTTACTTTAGTTGATAAGGTGATTTCTAAAAAAATTGATGAAGCGTTACGAATTTATTATGATTTATTAAAGCAAAATGAAGAACCATTAAAAATCCTTTCGATAATAGCAAATCAATTCCGCTTAATCTATCAAGTAAAAGGATTAGCTCAAAAAGGATACGGTCAGCAGCAAATTGCCTCTGTATTAAAAGTCCATCCTTTTCGAGTTAAATTAGCAGCAGGACAGGCCCAACGTTTTACAGAAGAAGAATTAACAAAATGTATACAATTATTCGCAGAAGGCGATTATCAGCTGAAAACAGGGACTATGCCGAAAAATATGGTGATAGAAATGATTTTATTTCAAATTGGACATGGAGTGTAG
- the rsfS gene encoding ribosome silencing factor, protein MDERNLLWTAVKAADSKRAENIVALNMKGISLVADYFVICHGNSDKQVQAIANEIKDKAGELGITVKRFEGFNEAKWILVDLGDIIVHVFHRDERTYYNLERLWGDAPVENIESVISQ, encoded by the coding sequence ATGGATGAACGTAATTTATTATGGACAGCTGTAAAGGCAGCTGATTCGAAAAGAGCAGAAAATATTGTAGCCCTAAATATGAAGGGGATTTCTCTTGTGGCAGATTATTTCGTGATTTGTCATGGAAACTCAGACAAGCAAGTACAAGCAATTGCAAATGAAATTAAAGATAAAGCTGGTGAACTTGGTATTACGGTTAAACGCTTTGAAGGTTTTAATGAAGCAAAATGGATTCTAGTTGATTTAGGTGATATCATCGTTCATGTCTTCCATCGCGATGAAAGAACTTACTATAATTTAGAACGTCTTTGGGGAGACGCTCCAGTTGAAAACATTGAAAGCGTGATTAGTCAATGA